A DNA window from Deltaproteobacteria bacterium contains the following coding sequences:
- the smpB gene encoding SsrA-binding protein SmpB produces the protein MATKDNGIRLIAENRKARFDYIVIDTLEAGISLLGSEVKAIRDTGIQLKDSYVVIKNGEAFLQGAHVSPYRASSYLNHEPERLRKLLLSKIQIDRLDRSLSEKGYSCVPLKLYFKGRWAKIELAIAKGKNVGDKRESIKTRDVDRELRRAKAKK, from the coding sequence ATGGCGACGAAAGACAATGGCATTAGGCTGATCGCAGAAAATCGCAAAGCGCGATTTGATTACATTGTCATCGACACGCTGGAGGCGGGGATTTCGCTTCTCGGGAGCGAGGTCAAGGCGATTCGAGACACTGGAATTCAGTTGAAGGACTCGTACGTCGTCATCAAAAATGGAGAGGCCTTTTTGCAGGGTGCCCATGTTTCGCCTTACCGGGCATCGAGCTATTTGAATCACGAACCAGAACGCTTAAGAAAACTTCTTTTAAGCAAAATTCAAATTGATCGTCTCGATCGATCCCTTTCTGAAAAGGGGTACTCCTGTGTTCCTTTGAAGCTTTACTTTAAGGGACGCTGGGCGAAGATAGAACTGGCCATCGCGAAAGGCAAAAACGTCGGCGATAAGCGTGAGTCCATAAAGACGAGAGATGTCGATCGCGAGCTTCGTCGCGCAAAGGCCAAAAAGTAA